GCTCGCCTACGAAAAGTACCCCGTCGTCTTCAACATCGACATGCTCCGCTGCGTGATGTGCGGGTTCTGCGTCGACGCGTGCCCGAAGGACGCCATCTGGATGTCGAGAAACTACGAGCTCTCCTTCTTCACCCGGCACGAGTCCGTCTTCGACATCACGACGCTCGCCGAGAAACCGGGCGCCGGCGTCAAGGACGGGTACGGATACCGTCCCTACTATCCGGGCGACGGGACGATTCCGCCCACGGACGCGTCGACGGCTCCCGTCGTCCCCGGCGACGGCGGACGCCAGGAGCTGCGCGAGAAAGGGCTCCTTCACGAGCCCGCGGCTCTCGCCGGCCGAAACTGAACCGACCCGAGCCCTCCACCGCCGGAACGGGCCACGCTCTCCGGACGTCGATCCGGATCGCGGCGATCGCCGCGGCGGCCCTCGCCGTTCGGTGCGGATCCGGGAAGCGCTCGACCGCGACGATTCCGCTGCCCGTTCCGGAGGATTCGCCGTTCGCCTCGACGG
This genomic interval from Thermoanaerobaculia bacterium contains the following:
- a CDS encoding NADH-quinone oxidoreductase subunit I, with the protein product MSVRVVDLTDSEPRRPTMAVRLYLPLLKGMAVTLGHLLKNIVNIKKLPTILYPEQKRNYSDRFRGKHILKTREDGTLKCVACYMCAQACPADCIEIVAGEHPKLAYEKYPVVFNIDMLRCVMCGFCVDACPKDAIWMSRNYELSFFTRHESVFDITTLAEKPGAGVKDGYGYRPYYPGDGTIPPTDASTAPVVPGDGGRQELREKGLLHEPAALAGRN